Proteins from one Nicotiana tabacum cultivar K326 chromosome 23, ASM71507v2, whole genome shotgun sequence genomic window:
- the LOC107787003 gene encoding flowering time control protein FY isoform X1, giving the protein MMTSGDPHQHQHQQHQPMPPQQFQHQHQQQHPPHFGEFPRGPQPPPGPPPMMRQPSASSTTLNAQPPGPTPHPSYDAHADSFAAKRMRKIGQRRAVDYTSTVVRYMQIRMWQRDSRDRTVLQPSPAAAVDVLPAVAYLDNPSTSFAAKFVHTSLNKNRCSINCVAWTPSGRRLITGSHSGEFTLWNGQSFNFEMILQAHDQAVRSMIWSHNDNWMVTGDDGGTIKYWQTNMNNVKANKNAHKESVRGLSFCSTDLKFCSCSDDTTVKVWDFARCQEERSLSGHGWDVKSVDWHPTKSLLVSGGKDNLVKLWDAKSGKELSSFHGHKNTVLCVKWNQNGNWVLTASKDQIIKLYDIRAMKELESFRGHQKDVTSLAWHPFHEEYFVSGSFDGSIFHWLVGHEAPQVEITNAHETGVWDLAWHPIGYLLCSGSNDQTTKFWCRNRPGDPARDKFNLGQQGFTNSCLGDQNNVLGRMPGNFPGPEPPSTPGAFASGLLRTEGTIPGVGAALPLSLDSSQGEQKSSMPVSMPIGAPPLPPGPHPSLLAGNQQQAYQQNMQQAQHQQSLPQQMTSHPLQPSNLPQLQPPHMPLMPHPHLPRPPHQLQQVNMPGLPSSMPGSGPIQAMPIPGPMGIQGNMNQMVPPMPQGHFVGMPSGSGPQGNVPPGGMPNGLPNMQGPQNPGGNQMFPPGRGFNRQQAGQMPLMPGHNPYQQSGNPNTPGMHMQSNFGLQSGMPPPLPPGPPPHNQGHQ; this is encoded by the exons ATGATGACGAGTGGTGATCCTCATCAACATCAGCATCAGCAGCACCAGCCGATGCCACCGCAACAATTCCAGCACCAACACCAGCAACAACATCCTCCACATTTTGGAGAGTTTCCAAGGGGTCCTCAACCTCCACCAGGTCCACCTCCCATGATGCGGCAGCCATCTGCATCCTCCACTACTCTTAATGCTCAGCCACCTGGACCTACTCCTCATCCTTCTTATGATG CTCATGCTGACAGTTTTGCTGCAAAGAGAATGAGAAAAATTGGTCAAAGAAGAGCAGTTGATTACACTAGTACAGTTGTAAGATATATGCAG ATCCGCATGTGGCAGCGCGACTCGAGGGATAGGACAGTGTTACAACCTAGTCCAGCAGCAGCTGTTGAT GTATTGCCAGCAGTTGCCTATTTGGATAATCCCTCCACAAGTTTTGCTGCTAAATTTGTTCATACATCTCTAAATAAAAACCGTTGTTCAATCAATTGTGTTGCG TGGACTCCTAGTGGGCGGCGCCTCATTACTGGATCTCATAGTGGTGAATTCACACTCTGGAATGGGCAGTCGTTTAACTTTGAAATGATACTTCAG GCTCATGATCAAGCAGTTAGGTCAATGATATGGAGCCACAATGATAACTGGATGGTCACCGGTGATGATGGGGGcacaataaa GTATTGGCAAACCAATATGAATAACGTCAAAGCCAATAAGAATGCACATAAAGAATCAGTACGGGGATTAAG CTTCTGTAGTACAGATTTAAAATTTTGCTCCTGTTCTGATGACACAACTGTTAAAGTATGGGACTTTGCAAGGTGCCAAGAAGAGCGCTCATTATCTG GCCATGGTTGGGATGTGAAGAGTGTTGATTGGCACCCTACAAAGTCTCTATTAGTCTCAG GTGGAAAAGATAATCTTGTTAAACTTTGGGATGCCAAGTCAGGGAAGGAGCTTTCCTCATT TCACGGGCATAAGAATACTGTTCTCTGTGTAAAGTGGAATCAAAATGGTAACTGGGTCCTTACTGCTTCCAAAGatcaaattatcaag CTTTATGACATAAGGGCTATGAAGGAGCTTGAATCATTCCGGGGACATCAGAAGGATGTGACAT CATTGGCCTGGCATCCGTTTCATGAAGAGTATTTCGTTAGCGGAAGCTTTGATGGTTCAATATTTCATTGGCTTGTGGG GCATGAAGCTCCTCAAGTTGAAATTACAAATGCACATGAAACTGGTGTTTGGGATCTTGCATGGCACCCCATTGGCTATCTCCTTTGCAG TGGCAGCAATGATCAGACAACAAAGTTTTGGTGCAGAAATAGGCCTGGGGATCCAGCTCGTGATAAATTCAATTTGGGACAGCAAGGTTTTACTAATTCCT GTTTGGGTGATCAAAACAATGTTCTTGGTCGCATGCCTGGTAATTTTCCAGGTCCTGAGCCCCCATCAACTCCTGGAGCATTTGCCTCTGGCTTGTTACGAACTGAGGGTACAATACCTGGAGTTGGAGCTGCATTGCCACTATCGCTTGATTCATCTCAAGGAGAACAGAAGTCTTCCATGCCAGTTTCAATGCCTATAGGAGCTCCCCCTCTTCCTCCTGGTCCACATCCATCTCTTCTTGCGGGTAATCAGCAGCAAGCATATCAACAAAACATGCAGCAAGCTCAGCACCAGCAGTCACTACCTCAACAAATGACTTCTCATCCTTTGCAACCATCGAATTTGCCACAGCTACAGCCTCCACATATGCCTCTAATGCCACATCCTCATTTGCCTCGGCCACCACACCAACTACAACAAGTAAACATGCCTGGCCTTCCGTCTTCAATGCCAGGTTCTGGACCCATCCAAGCAATGCCTATCCCTGGTCCAATG GGGATACAAGGTAACATGAATCAGATGGTTCCTCCGATGCCTCAAGGTCATTTTGTGGGCATGCCTTCTGGATCTGGACCACAGGGCAATGTTCCTCCAGGTGGAATGCCAAATGGACTGCCAAACATGCAAGGCCCTCAAAACCCAGGAGGTAATCAGATGTTTCCACCAGGACGAGGCTTCAACAGGCAACAAGCTGGACAAATGCCGCTCATGCCTGGACATAATCCTTATCAG
- the LOC107787003 gene encoding flowering time control protein FY isoform X2 produces MMTSGDPHQHQHQQHQPMPPQQFQHQHQQQHPPHFGEFPRGPQPPPGPPPMMRQPSASSTTLNAQPPGPTPHPSYDAHADSFAAKRMRKIGQRRAVDYTSTVVRYMQIRMWQRDSRDRTVLQPSPAAAVDVLPAVAYLDNPSTSFAAKFVHTSLNKNRCSINCVAWTPSGRRLITGSHSGEFTLWNGQSFNFEMILQAHDQAVRSMIWSHNDNWMVTGDDGGTIKYWQTNMNNVKANKNAHKESVRGLSFCSTDLKFCSCSDDTTVKVWDFARCQEERSLSGHGWDVKSVDWHPTKSLLVSGGKDNLVKLWDAKSGKELSSFHGHKNTVLCVKWNQNGNWVLTASKDQIIKLYDIRAMKELESFRGHQKDVTSLAWHPFHEEYFVSGSFDGSIFHWLVGHEAPQVEITNAHETGVWDLAWHPIGYLLCSGSNDQTTKFWCRNRPGDPARDKFNLGQQGFTNSCLGDQNNVLGRMPGNFPGPEPPSTPGAFASGLLRTEGTIPGVGAALPLSLDSSQGEQKSSMPVSMPIGAPPLPPGPHPSLLAGNQQQAYQQNMQQAQHQQSLPQQMTSHPLQPSNLPQLQPPHMPLMPHPHLPRPPHQLQQVNMPGLPSSMPGSGPIQAMPIPGPMGIQGNMNQMVPPMPQGHFVGMPSGSGPQGNVPPGGMPNGLPNMQGPQNPGGNQMFPPGRGFNRQQAGQMPLMPGHNPYQNHGSATACGLAQAAHNGVIRMGLTEFAEDNIFS; encoded by the exons ATGATGACGAGTGGTGATCCTCATCAACATCAGCATCAGCAGCACCAGCCGATGCCACCGCAACAATTCCAGCACCAACACCAGCAACAACATCCTCCACATTTTGGAGAGTTTCCAAGGGGTCCTCAACCTCCACCAGGTCCACCTCCCATGATGCGGCAGCCATCTGCATCCTCCACTACTCTTAATGCTCAGCCACCTGGACCTACTCCTCATCCTTCTTATGATG CTCATGCTGACAGTTTTGCTGCAAAGAGAATGAGAAAAATTGGTCAAAGAAGAGCAGTTGATTACACTAGTACAGTTGTAAGATATATGCAG ATCCGCATGTGGCAGCGCGACTCGAGGGATAGGACAGTGTTACAACCTAGTCCAGCAGCAGCTGTTGAT GTATTGCCAGCAGTTGCCTATTTGGATAATCCCTCCACAAGTTTTGCTGCTAAATTTGTTCATACATCTCTAAATAAAAACCGTTGTTCAATCAATTGTGTTGCG TGGACTCCTAGTGGGCGGCGCCTCATTACTGGATCTCATAGTGGTGAATTCACACTCTGGAATGGGCAGTCGTTTAACTTTGAAATGATACTTCAG GCTCATGATCAAGCAGTTAGGTCAATGATATGGAGCCACAATGATAACTGGATGGTCACCGGTGATGATGGGGGcacaataaa GTATTGGCAAACCAATATGAATAACGTCAAAGCCAATAAGAATGCACATAAAGAATCAGTACGGGGATTAAG CTTCTGTAGTACAGATTTAAAATTTTGCTCCTGTTCTGATGACACAACTGTTAAAGTATGGGACTTTGCAAGGTGCCAAGAAGAGCGCTCATTATCTG GCCATGGTTGGGATGTGAAGAGTGTTGATTGGCACCCTACAAAGTCTCTATTAGTCTCAG GTGGAAAAGATAATCTTGTTAAACTTTGGGATGCCAAGTCAGGGAAGGAGCTTTCCTCATT TCACGGGCATAAGAATACTGTTCTCTGTGTAAAGTGGAATCAAAATGGTAACTGGGTCCTTACTGCTTCCAAAGatcaaattatcaag CTTTATGACATAAGGGCTATGAAGGAGCTTGAATCATTCCGGGGACATCAGAAGGATGTGACAT CATTGGCCTGGCATCCGTTTCATGAAGAGTATTTCGTTAGCGGAAGCTTTGATGGTTCAATATTTCATTGGCTTGTGGG GCATGAAGCTCCTCAAGTTGAAATTACAAATGCACATGAAACTGGTGTTTGGGATCTTGCATGGCACCCCATTGGCTATCTCCTTTGCAG TGGCAGCAATGATCAGACAACAAAGTTTTGGTGCAGAAATAGGCCTGGGGATCCAGCTCGTGATAAATTCAATTTGGGACAGCAAGGTTTTACTAATTCCT GTTTGGGTGATCAAAACAATGTTCTTGGTCGCATGCCTGGTAATTTTCCAGGTCCTGAGCCCCCATCAACTCCTGGAGCATTTGCCTCTGGCTTGTTACGAACTGAGGGTACAATACCTGGAGTTGGAGCTGCATTGCCACTATCGCTTGATTCATCTCAAGGAGAACAGAAGTCTTCCATGCCAGTTTCAATGCCTATAGGAGCTCCCCCTCTTCCTCCTGGTCCACATCCATCTCTTCTTGCGGGTAATCAGCAGCAAGCATATCAACAAAACATGCAGCAAGCTCAGCACCAGCAGTCACTACCTCAACAAATGACTTCTCATCCTTTGCAACCATCGAATTTGCCACAGCTACAGCCTCCACATATGCCTCTAATGCCACATCCTCATTTGCCTCGGCCACCACACCAACTACAACAAGTAAACATGCCTGGCCTTCCGTCTTCAATGCCAGGTTCTGGACCCATCCAAGCAATGCCTATCCCTGGTCCAATG GGGATACAAGGTAACATGAATCAGATGGTTCCTCCGATGCCTCAAGGTCATTTTGTGGGCATGCCTTCTGGATCTGGACCACAGGGCAATGTTCCTCCAGGTGGAATGCCAAATGGACTGCCAAACATGCAAGGCCCTCAAAACCCAGGAGGTAATCAGATGTTTCCACCAGGACGAGGCTTCAACAGGCAACAAGCTGGACAAATGCCGCTCATGCCTGGACATAATCCTTATCAG AATCATGGATCCGCCACTGCCTGTGGGCTTGCGCAAGCGGCACATAATGGAGTAATAAGAATGGGTCTGACTGAATTTGCTGAAGATAACATCTTCTCATAG
- the LOC107787003 gene encoding flowering time control protein FY isoform X4 has protein sequence MMTSGDPHQHQHQQHQPMPPQQFQHQHQQQHPPHFGEFPRGPQPPPGPPPMMRQPSASSTTLNAQPPGPTPHPSYDAHADSFAAKRMRKIGQRRAVDYTSTVVRYMQIRMWQRDSRDRTVLQPSPAAAVDVLPAVAYLDNPSTSFAAKFVHTSLNKNRCSINCVAWTPSGRRLITGSHSGEFTLWNGQSFNFEMILQAHDQAVRSMIWSHNDNWMVTGDDGGTIKYWQTNMNNVKANKNAHKESVRGLSFCSTDLKFCSCSDDTTVKVWDFARCQEERSLSGHGWDVKSVDWHPTKSLLVSGGKDNLVKLWDAKSGKELSSFHGHKNTVLCVKWNQNGNWVLTASKDQIIKLYDIRAMKELESFRGHQKDVTSLAWHPFHEEYFVSGSFDGSIFHWLVGHEAPQVEITNAHETGVWDLAWHPIGYLLCSGSNDQTTKFWCRNRPGDPARDKFNLGQQGLGDQNNVLGRMPGNFPGPEPPSTPGAFASGLLRTEGTIPGVGAALPLSLDSSQGEQKSSMPVSMPIGAPPLPPGPHPSLLAGNQQQAYQQNMQQAQHQQSLPQQMTSHPLQPSNLPQLQPPHMPLMPHPHLPRPPHQLQQVNMPGLPSSMPGSGPIQAMPIPGPMGIQGNMNQMVPPMPQGHFVGMPSGSGPQGNVPPGGMPNGLPNMQGPQNPGGNQMFPPGRGFNRQQAGQMPLMPGHNPYQNHGSATACGLAQAAHNGVIRMGLTEFAEDNIFS, from the exons ATGATGACGAGTGGTGATCCTCATCAACATCAGCATCAGCAGCACCAGCCGATGCCACCGCAACAATTCCAGCACCAACACCAGCAACAACATCCTCCACATTTTGGAGAGTTTCCAAGGGGTCCTCAACCTCCACCAGGTCCACCTCCCATGATGCGGCAGCCATCTGCATCCTCCACTACTCTTAATGCTCAGCCACCTGGACCTACTCCTCATCCTTCTTATGATG CTCATGCTGACAGTTTTGCTGCAAAGAGAATGAGAAAAATTGGTCAAAGAAGAGCAGTTGATTACACTAGTACAGTTGTAAGATATATGCAG ATCCGCATGTGGCAGCGCGACTCGAGGGATAGGACAGTGTTACAACCTAGTCCAGCAGCAGCTGTTGAT GTATTGCCAGCAGTTGCCTATTTGGATAATCCCTCCACAAGTTTTGCTGCTAAATTTGTTCATACATCTCTAAATAAAAACCGTTGTTCAATCAATTGTGTTGCG TGGACTCCTAGTGGGCGGCGCCTCATTACTGGATCTCATAGTGGTGAATTCACACTCTGGAATGGGCAGTCGTTTAACTTTGAAATGATACTTCAG GCTCATGATCAAGCAGTTAGGTCAATGATATGGAGCCACAATGATAACTGGATGGTCACCGGTGATGATGGGGGcacaataaa GTATTGGCAAACCAATATGAATAACGTCAAAGCCAATAAGAATGCACATAAAGAATCAGTACGGGGATTAAG CTTCTGTAGTACAGATTTAAAATTTTGCTCCTGTTCTGATGACACAACTGTTAAAGTATGGGACTTTGCAAGGTGCCAAGAAGAGCGCTCATTATCTG GCCATGGTTGGGATGTGAAGAGTGTTGATTGGCACCCTACAAAGTCTCTATTAGTCTCAG GTGGAAAAGATAATCTTGTTAAACTTTGGGATGCCAAGTCAGGGAAGGAGCTTTCCTCATT TCACGGGCATAAGAATACTGTTCTCTGTGTAAAGTGGAATCAAAATGGTAACTGGGTCCTTACTGCTTCCAAAGatcaaattatcaag CTTTATGACATAAGGGCTATGAAGGAGCTTGAATCATTCCGGGGACATCAGAAGGATGTGACAT CATTGGCCTGGCATCCGTTTCATGAAGAGTATTTCGTTAGCGGAAGCTTTGATGGTTCAATATTTCATTGGCTTGTGGG GCATGAAGCTCCTCAAGTTGAAATTACAAATGCACATGAAACTGGTGTTTGGGATCTTGCATGGCACCCCATTGGCTATCTCCTTTGCAG TGGCAGCAATGATCAGACAACAAAGTTTTGGTGCAGAAATAGGCCTGGGGATCCAGCTCGTGATAAATTCAATTTGGGACAGCAAG GTTTGGGTGATCAAAACAATGTTCTTGGTCGCATGCCTGGTAATTTTCCAGGTCCTGAGCCCCCATCAACTCCTGGAGCATTTGCCTCTGGCTTGTTACGAACTGAGGGTACAATACCTGGAGTTGGAGCTGCATTGCCACTATCGCTTGATTCATCTCAAGGAGAACAGAAGTCTTCCATGCCAGTTTCAATGCCTATAGGAGCTCCCCCTCTTCCTCCTGGTCCACATCCATCTCTTCTTGCGGGTAATCAGCAGCAAGCATATCAACAAAACATGCAGCAAGCTCAGCACCAGCAGTCACTACCTCAACAAATGACTTCTCATCCTTTGCAACCATCGAATTTGCCACAGCTACAGCCTCCACATATGCCTCTAATGCCACATCCTCATTTGCCTCGGCCACCACACCAACTACAACAAGTAAACATGCCTGGCCTTCCGTCTTCAATGCCAGGTTCTGGACCCATCCAAGCAATGCCTATCCCTGGTCCAATG GGGATACAAGGTAACATGAATCAGATGGTTCCTCCGATGCCTCAAGGTCATTTTGTGGGCATGCCTTCTGGATCTGGACCACAGGGCAATGTTCCTCCAGGTGGAATGCCAAATGGACTGCCAAACATGCAAGGCCCTCAAAACCCAGGAGGTAATCAGATGTTTCCACCAGGACGAGGCTTCAACAGGCAACAAGCTGGACAAATGCCGCTCATGCCTGGACATAATCCTTATCAG AATCATGGATCCGCCACTGCCTGTGGGCTTGCGCAAGCGGCACATAATGGAGTAATAAGAATGGGTCTGACTGAATTTGCTGAAGATAACATCTTCTCATAG
- the LOC107787003 gene encoding flowering time control protein FY isoform X3, whose translation MMTSGDPHQHQHQQHQPMPPQQFQHQHQQQHPPHFGEFPRGPQPPPGPPPMMRQPSASSTTLNAQPPGPTPHPSYDAHADSFAAKRMRKIGQRRAVDYTSTVVRYMQIRMWQRDSRDRTVLQPSPAAAVDVLPAVAYLDNPSTSFAAKFVHTSLNKNRCSINCVAWTPSGRRLITGSHSGEFTLWNGQSFNFEMILQAHDQAVRSMIWSHNDNWMVTGDDGGTIKYWQTNMNNVKANKNAHKESVRGLSFCSTDLKFCSCSDDTTVKVWDFARCQEERSLSGHGWDVKSVDWHPTKSLLVSGGKDNLVKLWDAKSGKELSSFHGHKNTVLCVKWNQNGNWVLTASKDQIIKLYDIRAMKELESFRGHQKDVTSLAWHPFHEEYFVSGSFDGSIFHWLVGHEAPQVEITNAHETGVWDLAWHPIGYLLCSGSNDQTTKFWCRNRPGDPARDKFNLGQQGLGDQNNVLGRMPGNFPGPEPPSTPGAFASGLLRTEGTIPGVGAALPLSLDSSQGEQKSSMPVSMPIGAPPLPPGPHPSLLAGNQQQAYQQNMQQAQHQQSLPQQMTSHPLQPSNLPQLQPPHMPLMPHPHLPRPPHQLQQVNMPGLPSSMPGSGPIQAMPIPGPMGIQGNMNQMVPPMPQGHFVGMPSGSGPQGNVPPGGMPNGLPNMQGPQNPGGNQMFPPGRGFNRQQAGQMPLMPGHNPYQQSGNPNTPGMHMQSNFGLQSGMPPPLPPGPPPHNQGHQ comes from the exons ATGATGACGAGTGGTGATCCTCATCAACATCAGCATCAGCAGCACCAGCCGATGCCACCGCAACAATTCCAGCACCAACACCAGCAACAACATCCTCCACATTTTGGAGAGTTTCCAAGGGGTCCTCAACCTCCACCAGGTCCACCTCCCATGATGCGGCAGCCATCTGCATCCTCCACTACTCTTAATGCTCAGCCACCTGGACCTACTCCTCATCCTTCTTATGATG CTCATGCTGACAGTTTTGCTGCAAAGAGAATGAGAAAAATTGGTCAAAGAAGAGCAGTTGATTACACTAGTACAGTTGTAAGATATATGCAG ATCCGCATGTGGCAGCGCGACTCGAGGGATAGGACAGTGTTACAACCTAGTCCAGCAGCAGCTGTTGAT GTATTGCCAGCAGTTGCCTATTTGGATAATCCCTCCACAAGTTTTGCTGCTAAATTTGTTCATACATCTCTAAATAAAAACCGTTGTTCAATCAATTGTGTTGCG TGGACTCCTAGTGGGCGGCGCCTCATTACTGGATCTCATAGTGGTGAATTCACACTCTGGAATGGGCAGTCGTTTAACTTTGAAATGATACTTCAG GCTCATGATCAAGCAGTTAGGTCAATGATATGGAGCCACAATGATAACTGGATGGTCACCGGTGATGATGGGGGcacaataaa GTATTGGCAAACCAATATGAATAACGTCAAAGCCAATAAGAATGCACATAAAGAATCAGTACGGGGATTAAG CTTCTGTAGTACAGATTTAAAATTTTGCTCCTGTTCTGATGACACAACTGTTAAAGTATGGGACTTTGCAAGGTGCCAAGAAGAGCGCTCATTATCTG GCCATGGTTGGGATGTGAAGAGTGTTGATTGGCACCCTACAAAGTCTCTATTAGTCTCAG GTGGAAAAGATAATCTTGTTAAACTTTGGGATGCCAAGTCAGGGAAGGAGCTTTCCTCATT TCACGGGCATAAGAATACTGTTCTCTGTGTAAAGTGGAATCAAAATGGTAACTGGGTCCTTACTGCTTCCAAAGatcaaattatcaag CTTTATGACATAAGGGCTATGAAGGAGCTTGAATCATTCCGGGGACATCAGAAGGATGTGACAT CATTGGCCTGGCATCCGTTTCATGAAGAGTATTTCGTTAGCGGAAGCTTTGATGGTTCAATATTTCATTGGCTTGTGGG GCATGAAGCTCCTCAAGTTGAAATTACAAATGCACATGAAACTGGTGTTTGGGATCTTGCATGGCACCCCATTGGCTATCTCCTTTGCAG TGGCAGCAATGATCAGACAACAAAGTTTTGGTGCAGAAATAGGCCTGGGGATCCAGCTCGTGATAAATTCAATTTGGGACAGCAAG GTTTGGGTGATCAAAACAATGTTCTTGGTCGCATGCCTGGTAATTTTCCAGGTCCTGAGCCCCCATCAACTCCTGGAGCATTTGCCTCTGGCTTGTTACGAACTGAGGGTACAATACCTGGAGTTGGAGCTGCATTGCCACTATCGCTTGATTCATCTCAAGGAGAACAGAAGTCTTCCATGCCAGTTTCAATGCCTATAGGAGCTCCCCCTCTTCCTCCTGGTCCACATCCATCTCTTCTTGCGGGTAATCAGCAGCAAGCATATCAACAAAACATGCAGCAAGCTCAGCACCAGCAGTCACTACCTCAACAAATGACTTCTCATCCTTTGCAACCATCGAATTTGCCACAGCTACAGCCTCCACATATGCCTCTAATGCCACATCCTCATTTGCCTCGGCCACCACACCAACTACAACAAGTAAACATGCCTGGCCTTCCGTCTTCAATGCCAGGTTCTGGACCCATCCAAGCAATGCCTATCCCTGGTCCAATG GGGATACAAGGTAACATGAATCAGATGGTTCCTCCGATGCCTCAAGGTCATTTTGTGGGCATGCCTTCTGGATCTGGACCACAGGGCAATGTTCCTCCAGGTGGAATGCCAAATGGACTGCCAAACATGCAAGGCCCTCAAAACCCAGGAGGTAATCAGATGTTTCCACCAGGACGAGGCTTCAACAGGCAACAAGCTGGACAAATGCCGCTCATGCCTGGACATAATCCTTATCAG